In one Apteryx mantelli isolate bAptMan1 chromosome 9, bAptMan1.hap1, whole genome shotgun sequence genomic region, the following are encoded:
- the EIF2A gene encoding eukaryotic translation initiation factor 2A isoform X1, which produces MAPPAPLLAVRGSEGLYMVNGPPSFTESTTFQRDSGKNCKAVAFSKDGSLFAWCNGEKVNIVNVTNAELLRSFDLPKAVCLEFSPKNNVLATWQAYTTAKDGTAGVPNLQLYDVKTGKCLKSFIQKKMQNWCPCWADDESICARNVNNEVHFFENNNFSTIANKLHLQKVSDFVLSPGAQPTKVAVYVPGSKGAPSFVRLYQYPNFGGPQSALANKSFFKADKVTMLWNKKATAVLVIASTEVDKSGASYYGEQTLHYIATNGESAVVQLPKNGPIYDVVWNPNSVEFCAVYGFMPAKATVFNLKCDPVFDFGTGPRNAAYYSPPGHILVLAGFGNLRGQMEVWDVKNYKLISKPVASDSTYFAWCPDGEHIVTATCAPRLRVGNGYKIWHYTGSVLHNYEVPSNEEIWQVSWQPFLDGVFPVKAVKYQAVPSELPSPEPKPAQAYRPPALRNKPVTSSKLHEDEPPQNMKPQSGSSEKPLSKTALKNQRKHEAKKAAKQEAKADTNQESTQSSASQHAPRNAVPAVTSGDPEVDKKIKNLKKKLKAIEQLKEQAAAGKQLEKNQLEKIQKETALLQELEDLELGL; this is translated from the exons AGTAAATATTGTTAATGTCACCAACGCTGAGTTACTGCGTTCTTTTGATCTTCCAAAGGCAGTTTGCCTTGAATTCTCGCCAAAGAATAACGTTCTGGCAACATGGCAGGCTTATACAA CTGCTAAAGATGGCACAGCAGGGGTGCCCAACCTGCAACTTTATGATGTGAAGACTGGAAAATGTTTAAAGTCTTTCATCCAGAAAAAGATGCAGAACTG GTGTCCTTGCTGGGCAGATGATGAAAGCATTTGTGCCAGGAATGTAAACAACGAAGTGCACTTCTTTGAAAACAACAACTTTA GTACTATTGCAAATAAACTGCATTTGCAAAAGGTTAGCGATTTTGTGTTATCTCCAGGAGCACAGCCAACCAAG GTTGCTGTGTATGTTCCGGGCAGCAAAGGTGCACCATCATTTGTAAGACTCTATCAGTATCCCAACTTTGGTGGTCCTCAGTCTGCATTGGCCAATAAAAGTTTCTTTAAAGCTGACAAGGTGACAATGCTATGGAACAAAAAAG CCACTGCTGTGCTAGTAATAGCTAGTACAGAAGTTGATAAATCAGGAGCTTCATACTATGGAGAGCAAACTCTGCACTACATTGCAACAAACGGAGAAAGTGCAGTTGTACAACTAC cAAAAAACGGTCCTATTTATGATGTTGTTTGGAATCCCAATTCTGTCGAGTTTTGTGCTGTGTATGGTTTTATGCCTGCCAAAGCAACAGTTTTTAATCTGAAATGTGACCCTGTGTTTGATTTTGGAACTGGCCCTCGCAATGCTGCCTACTACAGCCCCCCTGGACACATTCTAGTACTAGCAGGATTTGGAAATCTCAGAGGACAGATGGAAGTATGGGACGTTAAGAACTACAAACTTATTTCCAAACCAGTAGCGTCGGATTCCACGTATTTTGCTTGGTGTCCTGACGGGGAACATATTGTGACAGCTACGTGTGCTCCCAGGCTGCGGGTCGGTAATGGTTACAAGATATGGCATTACACTGGCTCTGTTTTACACAACTATGAAGTGCCATCAAATGAAGAAATATGGCAGGTTTCCTGGCAACCGTTTTTGGATGGAGTATTTCCTGTGAAGGCAGTAAAATACCAGGCAGTCCCAAGTGAATTGCCAAGTCCTGAGCCCAAACCTGCTCAAGCGTACAGACCTCCAGCCTTGAGGAACAAGCCTGTAACAAGTTCCAAGCTT CATGAGGATGAGCCACCTCAAAATATGAAACCACAGTCAGGAAGCAGTGAAAAGCCACTCTCTAAAACAGCTCTCAAAAATCAAAGGAAACATGAAGCAAAGAAGGCTGCTAAACAG GAGGCCAAAGCTGATACAAACCAGGAATCTACGCAGTCCTCAGCATCACAGCATGCACCACGCAATGCTGTGCCTGCCGTGACATCAGGAGATCCTGAAGTAGACAAAAagataaagaatttaaaaaag AAACTAAAGGCAATTGAGCAGCTTAAAGAACAAGCAGCCGCTGGCAAACAGCTAGAGAAAAACCAG ctGGAGAAGATTCAGAAAGAAACTGCTCTCCTTCAAGAACTGGAAGATCTAGAACTGGGTCTCTAA
- the SELENOT gene encoding thioredoxin reductase-like selenoprotein T, with protein sequence MRAAAAVLVLVAAVLAAGPGGGAAEQGGLPAKKLRMAYATGPLLKFQICVSUGYRRVFEEYMRVISQRYPDIRIEGENYLPQPIYRHIASFLSVFKLVLIGLIIVGKDPFAFFGMQAPSIWQWGQENKVYACMMVFFLSNMIENQCMSTGAFEITLNDVPVWSKLESGHLPSMQQLVQILDNEMKLNVHMESMPHHRS encoded by the exons atgcgtgcggcggcggcggtgctggtgctggtggcgGCGGtgctggcggcggggccgggcggcggcgcggcggagcaggGCGGGCTGCCGGCCAAGAAGCTGCGCATGGCCTACGCCACGGGGCCGCTGCTCAAGTTCCAGATCTG CGTCTCCTGAGGCTACAGGCGGGTGTTTGAGGAGTACATGCGGGTCATCAGCCAGCGGTACCCAGACATCCGCATCGAAGGGGAGAACTATCTTCCTCAACCTATATATAG GCACATAGCATCCTTCCTGTCTGTCTTCAAGCTAGTATTAATAGGCTTAATAATTGTTGGCAAGGATCCATTTGCTTTCTTTGGCATGCAAGCTCCAAGCATCTGGCAGTGGGGCCAGGAAAATAAG GTTTATGCTTGTATGATGGTTTTCTTCCTGAGCAACATGATTGAGAACCAGTGTATGTCAACAGGTGCATTTGAAATAACTTTGAATG ATGTTCCAGTGTGGTCTAAGTTGGAGTCTGGCCACCTTCCTTCCATGCAGCAGCTTGTACAAATTCTTGATAATGAAATGAAGCTCAATGTGCATATGGAGTCAATGCCTCATCATCGATCATAG
- the EIF2A gene encoding eukaryotic translation initiation factor 2A isoform X2, which produces MVNGPPSFTESTTFQRDSGKNCKAVAFSKDGSLFAWCNGEKVNIVNVTNAELLRSFDLPKAVCLEFSPKNNVLATWQAYTTAKDGTAGVPNLQLYDVKTGKCLKSFIQKKMQNWCPCWADDESICARNVNNEVHFFENNNFSTIANKLHLQKVSDFVLSPGAQPTKVAVYVPGSKGAPSFVRLYQYPNFGGPQSALANKSFFKADKVTMLWNKKATAVLVIASTEVDKSGASYYGEQTLHYIATNGESAVVQLPKNGPIYDVVWNPNSVEFCAVYGFMPAKATVFNLKCDPVFDFGTGPRNAAYYSPPGHILVLAGFGNLRGQMEVWDVKNYKLISKPVASDSTYFAWCPDGEHIVTATCAPRLRVGNGYKIWHYTGSVLHNYEVPSNEEIWQVSWQPFLDGVFPVKAVKYQAVPSELPSPEPKPAQAYRPPALRNKPVTSSKLHEDEPPQNMKPQSGSSEKPLSKTALKNQRKHEAKKAAKQEAKADTNQESTQSSASQHAPRNAVPAVTSGDPEVDKKIKNLKKKLKAIEQLKEQAAAGKQLEKNQLEKIQKETALLQELEDLELGL; this is translated from the exons AGTAAATATTGTTAATGTCACCAACGCTGAGTTACTGCGTTCTTTTGATCTTCCAAAGGCAGTTTGCCTTGAATTCTCGCCAAAGAATAACGTTCTGGCAACATGGCAGGCTTATACAA CTGCTAAAGATGGCACAGCAGGGGTGCCCAACCTGCAACTTTATGATGTGAAGACTGGAAAATGTTTAAAGTCTTTCATCCAGAAAAAGATGCAGAACTG GTGTCCTTGCTGGGCAGATGATGAAAGCATTTGTGCCAGGAATGTAAACAACGAAGTGCACTTCTTTGAAAACAACAACTTTA GTACTATTGCAAATAAACTGCATTTGCAAAAGGTTAGCGATTTTGTGTTATCTCCAGGAGCACAGCCAACCAAG GTTGCTGTGTATGTTCCGGGCAGCAAAGGTGCACCATCATTTGTAAGACTCTATCAGTATCCCAACTTTGGTGGTCCTCAGTCTGCATTGGCCAATAAAAGTTTCTTTAAAGCTGACAAGGTGACAATGCTATGGAACAAAAAAG CCACTGCTGTGCTAGTAATAGCTAGTACAGAAGTTGATAAATCAGGAGCTTCATACTATGGAGAGCAAACTCTGCACTACATTGCAACAAACGGAGAAAGTGCAGTTGTACAACTAC cAAAAAACGGTCCTATTTATGATGTTGTTTGGAATCCCAATTCTGTCGAGTTTTGTGCTGTGTATGGTTTTATGCCTGCCAAAGCAACAGTTTTTAATCTGAAATGTGACCCTGTGTTTGATTTTGGAACTGGCCCTCGCAATGCTGCCTACTACAGCCCCCCTGGACACATTCTAGTACTAGCAGGATTTGGAAATCTCAGAGGACAGATGGAAGTATGGGACGTTAAGAACTACAAACTTATTTCCAAACCAGTAGCGTCGGATTCCACGTATTTTGCTTGGTGTCCTGACGGGGAACATATTGTGACAGCTACGTGTGCTCCCAGGCTGCGGGTCGGTAATGGTTACAAGATATGGCATTACACTGGCTCTGTTTTACACAACTATGAAGTGCCATCAAATGAAGAAATATGGCAGGTTTCCTGGCAACCGTTTTTGGATGGAGTATTTCCTGTGAAGGCAGTAAAATACCAGGCAGTCCCAAGTGAATTGCCAAGTCCTGAGCCCAAACCTGCTCAAGCGTACAGACCTCCAGCCTTGAGGAACAAGCCTGTAACAAGTTCCAAGCTT CATGAGGATGAGCCACCTCAAAATATGAAACCACAGTCAGGAAGCAGTGAAAAGCCACTCTCTAAAACAGCTCTCAAAAATCAAAGGAAACATGAAGCAAAGAAGGCTGCTAAACAG GAGGCCAAAGCTGATACAAACCAGGAATCTACGCAGTCCTCAGCATCACAGCATGCACCACGCAATGCTGTGCCTGCCGTGACATCAGGAGATCCTGAAGTAGACAAAAagataaagaatttaaaaaag AAACTAAAGGCAATTGAGCAGCTTAAAGAACAAGCAGCCGCTGGCAAACAGCTAGAGAAAAACCAG ctGGAGAAGATTCAGAAAGAAACTGCTCTCCTTCAAGAACTGGAAGATCTAGAACTGGGTCTCTAA